In a genomic window of Occallatibacter riparius:
- a CDS encoding carboxypeptidase regulatory-like domain-containing protein, protein MAVVLSSFTLLNAQQLTGTLTGIAADQTDARVPGATVVVKNDATGDTRTTKADSSGFWSVTALIPGTYTVTVSAKGFTSWEMNGITLNQGDSRTVPQIHMKVGSETAEVTVISGSDAEVPVDTAEVSATLNNELVDSAVLTGRNAAELIKMMPGVAFSNGGGVGGYNAQVTGTNNGPAGSFSANGTQPYGSTAVILDGANLIDPGNAGTQIANINQDMTDSVKYLSASYGAEYAKGPAVLQAFSKSGGQKYHGEAYLYARNTSAGYANDWNAKFQAISGGNKPKLNPQDFYYIGGNVGGPISFLGFNKNKDKLFFWAGYEYMIQHPWSNAVQMNVPTDAQRAGDFTNPGIPAGVYNAADGSGRYPFQYELPCGSDNGWQGCNKSNSPWVGGDTATFQHLDKYFDPRGASITNLLPHANQTPNSANGWNNYAFSPATPQNRWEVTGKVTYAFNDNNKLWGSYALQKETDDHPLSIWWAPTWTVPYPGQPTGKETADVYLVNYTHVFSPTTTNEVVFSYSKFVNNNSFKNPKGASRTTAGFPLQSVFGDPKNDQLPNFHGGWDVGTPWIDLQDFNSGIYGKGTFGKTAKAPAISDTFTKIVKTHSLKAGFYWDTEENLQANGSPTQGTFSVDRWGGSSTSNETMDRLLGRISDYTEQNNDKIPDFKFHQWSIWGQDSWKLNSKLTLNLGLRADHMGQWYNTLGDAQVWNPATYDNGANPAPNTGLSWHANLSSIPSSGWKSPLFFYNPRLGFAYDFFGTGKTVIRGGFGTYRYQVSSNDATGPMNGPMGSFGFSTGSTGVGGLYSYDIQGGLVYTQDPHSWAHGSAATTKQLTIPQGLNQVGVDGLSAFKMGDDKEPFANTYSFGVAQALPSHTVMEVSYVGSASRNQLLNGGNGHISDANPIALGSYYGPDPTNGLYYNPSPAAPGVTGVSGDLHARHYQPLANYGHIWIQTHGGYANYNSLQVSAQKQSGNLYLFTNFTFGKVLGTRDGSTSNGNGNGPVVNPFDIDSNYGPLQYDHTKIFNFSASYKLPKPVHNNALLGMVVNGWQLTTYTSYQDGSPYQATNQNMNVQYQPKAGEYYTLPFPAGAKIMGKDSNNNPVPAPATTQSVSWATWFGTDQTVQGVQPVLVCDPRKGLKSGQYFNPNCFVAPLPPTADTTGQMGQIIWPYIRTPHYFNSDLAVFKAFRMTDTQRIEIRISATNWLNHPNAAFGINGSADNQLQFTGVSSGSGLVHNHNTDTTGIPSAKQGYRWMQFAAKYYF, encoded by the coding sequence ATGGCAGTTGTTCTTTCGTCGTTTACCTTGCTTAACGCGCAACAACTCACCGGTACGTTAACCGGTATCGCAGCCGATCAGACGGATGCCCGTGTTCCGGGCGCAACCGTTGTGGTGAAGAACGATGCCACCGGCGACACTCGTACCACGAAAGCAGACAGCTCAGGATTCTGGTCTGTCACGGCTCTGATTCCTGGCACCTACACCGTTACGGTCTCTGCCAAGGGATTCACTTCCTGGGAGATGAACGGGATCACGCTGAACCAGGGCGATAGCCGTACGGTTCCTCAAATCCACATGAAGGTGGGTTCGGAGACCGCGGAAGTGACGGTCATCTCCGGATCCGATGCGGAAGTTCCGGTAGATACCGCGGAAGTCAGCGCCACTCTGAATAACGAGCTGGTGGATTCCGCCGTCCTGACGGGCCGCAATGCAGCCGAGCTGATCAAGATGATGCCCGGCGTGGCATTCAGCAACGGCGGCGGCGTCGGCGGTTACAACGCCCAGGTCACGGGCACGAACAACGGACCGGCGGGAAGCTTCTCCGCTAACGGCACGCAGCCTTATGGCTCGACGGCTGTGATTCTGGACGGCGCGAACCTGATCGATCCGGGTAATGCCGGCACGCAGATCGCGAACATCAACCAGGACATGACCGACAGCGTAAAGTATCTGTCGGCCTCCTATGGCGCGGAATACGCGAAGGGTCCTGCAGTTCTGCAGGCCTTCTCGAAGAGTGGCGGCCAGAAGTATCACGGCGAAGCCTATCTGTATGCCCGCAACACCTCTGCCGGATATGCCAATGACTGGAACGCAAAGTTCCAGGCCATCTCTGGCGGCAACAAGCCCAAGCTCAACCCGCAGGACTTCTACTACATCGGCGGCAACGTCGGTGGTCCGATCTCGTTCCTGGGTTTCAACAAGAACAAGGACAAGCTGTTCTTCTGGGCCGGCTACGAGTACATGATCCAGCACCCCTGGAGCAACGCGGTACAGATGAACGTGCCCACGGATGCTCAGCGCGCTGGCGACTTCACCAACCCGGGCATTCCGGCCGGCGTGTACAACGCGGCTGACGGTTCGGGCCGCTATCCGTTCCAATACGAGCTGCCCTGCGGCTCAGACAACGGCTGGCAAGGCTGCAACAAGAGCAACTCGCCCTGGGTCGGCGGCGACACCGCGACGTTCCAGCACCTCGACAAGTACTTCGATCCGCGCGGCGCGTCGATCACGAATCTGCTTCCGCATGCGAACCAGACGCCGAACTCGGCTAACGGCTGGAACAACTACGCCTTCTCTCCGGCCACTCCTCAGAATCGCTGGGAAGTGACGGGCAAGGTGACCTACGCGTTCAACGACAACAACAAGCTGTGGGGCTCCTACGCTCTGCAGAAGGAAACTGACGATCACCCGCTGTCGATCTGGTGGGCACCCACCTGGACAGTTCCGTACCCCGGCCAGCCGACGGGTAAGGAAACGGCGGACGTCTACCTGGTCAACTACACGCACGTGTTCAGCCCGACCACCACGAACGAAGTTGTCTTCTCGTACTCGAAGTTCGTGAACAACAACTCCTTCAAGAATCCGAAGGGCGCCAGCCGTACGACCGCTGGATTCCCCCTGCAGAGCGTGTTCGGCGATCCGAAGAACGATCAGCTACCGAACTTCCATGGCGGCTGGGATGTAGGTACGCCGTGGATCGACCTGCAGGACTTTAACAGCGGCATCTATGGCAAGGGCACGTTCGGAAAGACTGCGAAGGCTCCTGCTATCTCGGACACCTTCACCAAGATCGTGAAGACCCACTCGCTGAAGGCCGGCTTCTACTGGGATACGGAAGAGAACCTTCAGGCAAACGGCTCGCCCACGCAGGGCACATTCTCGGTCGATCGCTGGGGCGGAAGCTCCACGAGCAACGAGACGATGGACCGCCTGCTGGGCCGCATCAGCGACTACACCGAACAGAACAACGACAAGATTCCTGACTTCAAGTTCCACCAGTGGTCAATTTGGGGACAGGATTCCTGGAAGCTCAACAGCAAGCTGACGCTGAACCTGGGACTTCGTGCCGATCACATGGGTCAGTGGTACAACACGCTGGGTGATGCTCAGGTCTGGAATCCGGCCACGTATGATAACGGCGCGAATCCGGCTCCGAACACCGGCCTCTCGTGGCACGCCAACCTCTCCAGCATTCCGAGTTCCGGCTGGAAGAGCCCGTTGTTCTTCTACAACCCGCGTCTCGGCTTTGCCTATGACTTCTTCGGAACCGGCAAGACGGTTATCCGCGGCGGCTTCGGCACCTACCGTTACCAGGTATCCAGCAACGATGCCACGGGCCCGATGAATGGACCCATGGGTTCGTTCGGCTTCTCCACCGGCAGCACAGGTGTGGGCGGCCTTTACAGCTATGACATCCAGGGTGGTCTTGTGTACACGCAGGATCCGCATAGCTGGGCTCATGGATCTGCGGCGACCACGAAACAGCTGACCATTCCGCAGGGCCTGAACCAGGTCGGCGTGGACGGCCTCAGCGCCTTCAAGATGGGCGACGACAAGGAACCCTTCGCGAACACCTATAGCTTCGGTGTCGCGCAGGCCCTGCCTTCGCACACGGTGATGGAAGTTTCGTACGTTGGCAGCGCCAGCCGTAATCAGCTTCTCAACGGCGGCAACGGACACATCTCTGATGCCAACCCCATCGCCCTTGGTTCCTACTACGGGCCGGATCCAACCAACGGCCTCTACTACAATCCGAGCCCCGCGGCTCCCGGCGTGACCGGCGTCAGCGGCGACCTGCATGCGCGGCATTACCAGCCTCTGGCAAACTACGGCCACATCTGGATCCAGACTCACGGCGGGTATGCGAACTACAACTCGCTGCAAGTTTCGGCCCAGAAGCAGTCGGGCAACCTGTACCTCTTCACGAACTTCACGTTCGGTAAGGTGCTGGGTACCCGCGACGGCTCCACCAGCAACGGAAACGGCAACGGACCGGTGGTCAATCCATTCGACATTGACAGCAACTACGGCCCGCTGCAGTACGACCACACGAAGATCTTCAACTTCTCTGCCAGCTACAAGCTGCCGAAGCCGGTCCACAATAACGCGCTTCTCGGCATGGTTGTGAACGGTTGGCAGCTGACCACCTACACCTCTTACCAGGATGGCTCGCCCTACCAGGCGACCAATCAGAACATGAACGTTCAGTACCAGCCCAAGGCCGGCGAGTATTACACGCTGCCCTTCCCGGCCGGCGCGAAGATCATGGGTAAGGACTCGAACAATAACCCGGTCCCGGCCCCGGCCACCACGCAGAGCGTGAGCTGGGCTACCTGGTTCGGTACTGACCAGACTGTCCAGGGCGTTCAGCCGGTCCTGGTTTGCGACCCCCGCAAGGGTCTCAAGAGTGGCCAGTACTTCAACCCGAACTGCTTTGTGGCGCCTCTGCCTCCGACGGCAGACACAACCGGACAGATGGGTCAGATTATCTGGCCTTACATCCGGACGCCGCACTACTTCAACAGCGACCTGGCTGTGTTCAAGGCTTTCCGCATGACGGACACCCAGCGAATCGAAATCCGCATTTCGGCGACCAACTGGCTTAACCACCCGAACGCGGCCTTCGGTATCAACGGAAGCGCTGACAACCAGCTCCAGTTCACGGGCGTCAGCAGCGGGTCCGGCCTGGTACACAACCACAACACTGACACTACTGGTATCCCGTCTGCCAAGCAGGGCTACCGCTGGATGCAGTTCGCAGCCAAGTACTACTTCTAA
- a CDS encoding tetratricopeptide repeat protein: protein MKPSALLWVLTPVFCATAAQNGSAQNASAQASPSPKDLLQAATAAQQKGDLKIAIQDFRRALALQPDLVEAQIGLGTALTAAGDFDGAIDVDRHALQSAPNNPELRTGLGVAYYRKGDLPQARREFEAVHAAHPDDVNAAVLLAFTFNKLHRETDTVALLTPLEKGHESNLDIQYALGYALMMSGRPADGLARVEKVAAARHAADVWMLAASARFELKQFKESLTDARHALEANPSFPGVHTLVGQSFYANGNIEEAVREFQVALRQDPSDFTANLYLGIIRFDDHDLDSARPLLELALSIQPQHPLARLEVARLRNMQGDTTQALSILEDLVKSDPDWLDPHVDLAALYYKLHRPDDGQRERDVVKRLQQVQQSHGPRTAQPPSQ, encoded by the coding sequence ATGAAGCCCTCCGCCCTCCTCTGGGTCCTCACCCCCGTGTTCTGCGCCACCGCCGCCCAGAACGGCTCAGCACAGAACGCCTCCGCGCAAGCTTCACCGTCCCCAAAGGATTTGTTGCAGGCCGCAACCGCAGCCCAGCAGAAGGGCGACCTGAAGATCGCCATTCAGGATTTCCGTAGAGCTCTCGCCCTTCAGCCCGACCTCGTCGAAGCGCAGATCGGGCTAGGAACCGCGCTCACCGCCGCTGGCGATTTCGACGGCGCGATCGATGTCGATCGGCACGCCCTGCAATCGGCACCCAACAATCCCGAACTACGCACCGGCCTCGGCGTTGCCTATTACCGCAAGGGCGACCTCCCGCAGGCCCGGCGGGAGTTCGAAGCCGTTCACGCAGCACATCCAGACGACGTGAATGCCGCCGTCTTGCTCGCCTTCACCTTCAACAAACTCCACCGTGAAACTGACACTGTTGCGCTTCTCACTCCTCTGGAGAAGGGCCATGAAAGCAACCTCGACATTCAATACGCCCTCGGATACGCACTCATGATGTCTGGTCGCCCCGCCGATGGGCTGGCCCGCGTCGAGAAGGTTGCAGCCGCTCGCCACGCCGCCGACGTGTGGATGCTGGCCGCCTCCGCGCGCTTCGAACTAAAACAATTCAAGGAATCCCTTACCGATGCCCGTCACGCACTGGAGGCCAATCCGTCCTTTCCGGGTGTCCATACCCTGGTCGGACAGTCGTTCTATGCCAACGGCAATATCGAGGAGGCGGTCCGCGAATTCCAGGTAGCCCTGCGTCAGGACCCCTCCGACTTCACCGCTAACTTATATCTCGGCATCATTCGCTTCGACGATCACGACCTCGACAGCGCCCGTCCCTTGCTTGAACTCGCCCTCAGCATTCAGCCGCAGCACCCCCTCGCCCGCCTCGAAGTCGCGCGCCTTCGCAACATGCAGGGCGACACGACCCAGGCACTCTCCATCCTTGAGGACCTTGTAAAATCCGATCCCGATTGGCTTGACCCCCACGTCGATCTCGCGGCCCTGTACTACAAACTCCATCGCCCCGACGACGGTCAGCGCGAGCGCGACGTGGTTAAAAGGCTGCAGCAGGTCCAGCAGAGCCACGGCCCCCGCACCGCTCAGCCCCCTTCGCAATAG
- a CDS encoding CRTAC1 family protein, whose translation MMKSSVLPWSRRKVLRSIPALCGSAAFGRVLAEQAKPPEHPAAAAAEAKAKAKPFSTFTDVAKQAGLTATMYYGVPEAVTYIVEEMGGGCAFFDYDNDGWMDIFMVGGRTLDGIPEGASNRLWKNNRDGTFKDVTKEAGLWDAGWGVGVCVGDFNNDGYEDLFITYYGQNKLYKNNGNGTFTDITEKAGLKHEGVRFGTGCTWLDYNKDGLLDLFVSNYVDVDLAHLAKPSLEVPNCNYEGVPVACGPKGLKPPLHALYRNNGDGTFTDVSKESGIASLRGSYGLTAVTFDADDDGWPDIFVACDTTPSLLLLNNHDGTFREDGLLRGVAVSPQGTAQAGMGIALGDYDLDGRLDIVKTHFQLQATGLYHNIGKGEWEETANEAGIAGERRYVSWGVAMQDLDNDGYPDLFWVTGNVYAEVERMNPKFAYAGPRILFRNRGDGTFEQITSGAGEDVNARHVSRGCAFGDFDNDGDVDMVIMNQHEAPTLLRNDCPKENHWIKVRLEGTKSNRSAIGARVLVRYGNKVQAQAVLSQASYASSNDPRLHFGLGPETAADIEIQWPSGAVEKYPKQGANRLVTIVEGKGIVPGRAFTVS comes from the coding sequence ATGATGAAGTCGTCCGTTCTTCCCTGGTCTCGTCGTAAGGTGCTCCGCAGCATACCCGCATTGTGCGGGTCGGCGGCTTTTGGGCGGGTGCTGGCGGAGCAAGCGAAGCCGCCGGAGCATCCTGCGGCAGCGGCCGCTGAGGCAAAGGCAAAGGCGAAGCCGTTTTCCACGTTCACCGATGTTGCGAAGCAGGCGGGGCTGACGGCCACGATGTACTACGGCGTGCCCGAGGCCGTGACCTACATCGTGGAGGAGATGGGCGGCGGGTGCGCGTTCTTCGACTACGACAACGATGGGTGGATGGACATCTTCATGGTGGGCGGGAGGACGCTGGATGGGATTCCCGAGGGCGCATCGAACCGGCTCTGGAAGAACAATCGGGACGGCACGTTTAAGGACGTTACGAAGGAAGCGGGATTGTGGGACGCGGGCTGGGGCGTGGGCGTATGCGTGGGCGACTTCAACAACGACGGCTACGAAGACCTGTTCATCACGTATTACGGGCAGAACAAGCTGTATAAGAACAACGGCAACGGGACGTTCACCGACATCACGGAGAAGGCGGGGCTGAAGCACGAGGGAGTGCGCTTCGGGACCGGCTGCACGTGGCTGGATTACAACAAGGACGGGCTGCTGGACCTGTTCGTCTCGAACTACGTTGATGTGGATCTGGCGCACCTGGCGAAGCCGTCGCTCGAGGTTCCCAACTGCAACTACGAGGGGGTTCCGGTGGCGTGCGGGCCGAAGGGGCTGAAGCCGCCGCTGCATGCGTTGTATAGGAACAATGGGGACGGGACGTTTACGGATGTGTCGAAGGAGTCGGGGATTGCGTCGCTGCGCGGCTCGTACGGTCTGACGGCGGTGACGTTCGACGCGGACGACGATGGTTGGCCGGACATCTTCGTAGCGTGCGACACGACGCCGAGCCTGCTGCTGCTGAACAATCACGATGGCACATTCCGCGAGGATGGCTTGCTGCGTGGGGTTGCGGTGAGTCCGCAGGGGACGGCGCAGGCGGGGATGGGCATCGCGCTCGGCGATTACGACTTGGACGGCCGGCTCGACATTGTGAAGACGCATTTCCAACTGCAGGCGACGGGGCTTTATCACAATATTGGCAAGGGCGAATGGGAGGAGACCGCCAACGAGGCGGGGATCGCGGGCGAACGCCGTTATGTGAGCTGGGGCGTGGCGATGCAGGACCTGGACAATGACGGATATCCGGACCTGTTCTGGGTGACGGGCAACGTGTATGCAGAGGTGGAGAGGATGAATCCGAAGTTCGCCTACGCCGGGCCACGGATACTATTCCGCAACCGGGGCGACGGTACGTTCGAGCAGATCACGAGTGGAGCGGGGGAGGATGTGAACGCGCGGCATGTAAGCCGCGGGTGCGCGTTCGGGGATTTCGACAACGATGGCGATGTCGACATGGTGATCATGAACCAGCACGAGGCTCCGACGCTGCTGCGCAACGACTGCCCCAAGGAGAATCACTGGATCAAGGTGCGGCTGGAAGGCACAAAGAGTAATCGGAGCGCGATTGGCGCGCGGGTGCTGGTGCGGTATGGGAACAAGGTACAGGCGCAGGCTGTGCTGAGCCAGGCGAGTTACGCATCGAGCAACGACCCGCGGTTGCATTTCGGACTGGGACCGGAAACCGCGGCGGATATAGAGATTCAATGGCCTTCAGGGGCGGTGGAGAAGTACCCGAAACAGGGGGCAAACCGGCTGGTGACGATCGTCGAGGGGAAGGGTATAGTGCCGGGGCGGGCATTCACCGTTTCGTAA
- a CDS encoding tetratricopeptide repeat protein, whose protein sequence is MLSRSSLSLSLCLVAAAGAPLAPCQAAATADDLLRKAIAEQQRGDLKSAIEDYRKALAIKPDMGEARANLGAALSAAGDLDGAIREDSRALENAPDKTGVRMNLGLAYYKKGDWQHAQQEFAKVVAARPSDVNAAMLLGYSNVKLGRAAEAVALLLPLEPGQESNMDFEYVLGYALVEAGKPEGLPRLEKSAAATHSVDAYVIAGAARLHRREFKEARADLDEALNIDPNFPGAQTLAGQARDALGDTAAALPAFEAALRQDPRDLMANLYLGTMRLKDRDLDGARPLLQTAYELAPQLPQARLQWAKLNSMTGKYAEAAAMLEELEKADPNWIDPHIELAALYYKLHRPDDGKRERDIVQQLEAKEQNQGPSR, encoded by the coding sequence ATGCTTTCCAGGTCTTCGCTGTCGTTGTCGCTGTGCCTTGTGGCCGCCGCCGGGGCTCCCCTGGCTCCATGTCAGGCCGCTGCAACTGCCGATGACCTCCTCCGCAAAGCGATCGCCGAGCAGCAGCGCGGCGACCTCAAATCCGCCATCGAAGACTATCGCAAAGCCCTCGCCATCAAGCCCGACATGGGCGAGGCCCGCGCTAACCTCGGCGCTGCCCTTTCTGCCGCAGGCGACCTTGACGGAGCCATCCGCGAAGACTCCCGCGCCCTCGAGAACGCGCCCGACAAAACCGGCGTGCGCATGAACCTTGGCCTCGCCTATTACAAAAAGGGCGACTGGCAGCACGCACAGCAGGAGTTCGCCAAGGTCGTCGCAGCACGCCCCAGCGACGTTAACGCCGCCATGCTGCTCGGCTACTCCAACGTCAAGCTTGGCCGCGCCGCCGAGGCCGTCGCCCTCCTGCTTCCTCTTGAGCCCGGGCAGGAAAGCAACATGGATTTCGAGTATGTCCTCGGCTACGCCCTCGTCGAAGCAGGGAAACCCGAAGGGCTCCCCCGCCTCGAGAAATCCGCTGCCGCAACCCACTCAGTCGATGCCTACGTAATCGCCGGCGCGGCCCGCTTGCATCGCCGCGAGTTTAAAGAAGCGCGCGCCGATCTGGACGAAGCCCTCAACATCGATCCCAACTTCCCCGGTGCCCAAACCCTCGCCGGACAAGCCCGCGATGCCCTGGGCGATACCGCCGCGGCCCTGCCCGCCTTCGAAGCCGCTCTGCGCCAGGATCCGCGCGATCTGATGGCCAACCTCTACCTCGGCACTATGCGCCTCAAGGATCGCGATCTCGACGGCGCGCGCCCGCTCCTTCAAACAGCGTATGAGCTCGCTCCGCAGTTGCCCCAGGCCCGCCTCCAGTGGGCCAAGCTCAACAGCATGACCGGCAAGTACGCCGAGGCTGCCGCCATGCTCGAGGAACTTGAGAAGGCCGACCCCAACTGGATCGACCCCCACATCGAGCTTGCCGCCCTCTACTACAAGCTCCACCGCCCCGACGACGGCAAGCGCGAGCGCGACATCGTGCAGCAGCTCGAAGCCAAGGAACAGAACCAGGGGCCGTCGCGCTGA